The DNA segment AAACTAGTTTGGTTGACAACAGGTTGTACAATAGCACGTTGTAAattagaagatgaggatgagagagaaagacaaacctccacacacagctcagatTTTGCAACCTTTATTGAATCCCTGCCAGGAAAGTACagcacacaccctcactacaagTGATAGGCTTGACTGACAACTGTGACAGCACAAGACTGATGTTTTGACTGAAACCGCTGTGCTAAATATGAATCTCTAAAGCTGCATAATGAGTCACACTATACAGGCACTACAGGTGCTAATTAACCTTCCCTCTTATAATGAGGGTAACCCTGAGTGTTTATGAGCCGAGATAAGCTTAAATCTTTTACACAAGCATGATCTTTTGGGGTAATTACAATCAACCTCACCATGGTTTCAGTGACGCAGACCATCTGAGATGTTCATATCAGCACAGACTCTTACCGTCTCAGTCCcagaggagagtgagagtgtggtgcagtgtgatggtgtaataTGGTGTATTGCTCCAGGTCTTACATAACCCTCCTAGCTCAAGTCCCAGGAAAGAGCAGAGATTCAGCAGCGAGGTGTGTCTTAAATCCAAACTGAATCCTAGCAAGACTGAATTTGCTACTTCAATATTTGTTTTATGTCCTACATTCTGTTTGTTGGAATGACATTTTTGACACACAGTGTCCCTTCCAAAAGTACTGGAATggcaattcaattcatttgtttgtgctatacactttaaaaaaattgtgtttgagatcaacatGTGGATATGAGATGAGAATCTCAGCTTTTATTTCCAGGTATTTAGATCGGGATGTGTTAGACGACATAAAACAACTTTTTGTAtcacccattttttttttagatgagcAAAAGTATAGGAGCAGATAAGTCTAACAACATCCCTTGCTTGCAATAACTACATCAAGCCAGCAACCCACCCACTGACATCACCAAATTGTTGGATTATTCTcttgtgatgcttttccaggTTTGTACCACAGCATCTTTCAGGGTTGtatgtttttttggggggtgggaTGGGGGTGGGGATTTCTCTCTTGAGTCTCATCTTCAGAAGGTGAAATGCTGTTCAGTTGGGTTAAGATCTGGAAATTGACTTGGCCAGTTTAAACCCTTCCACTTTTTCCCCCTGAATGAAGTTCTTTGTTCTGTTATCAGTGAGTTTTGGGCCATTGTCTTGTTGCATGATGCGTGAAGTTCTTCCCAATTAGAccggatgcatttctctgtaaattgactgaatgtttctgtagacttctgaattcattgcTGCTCCCAtcagtaaagattagtgagACTCTTCCGGAAGCAGGCACACAAACCCAAGCAATGACACTACCGTCACAGCGTTTGACCAATGAGCTGATATGTACTGGGTCATGAGCAGAGCATTTCGTTCTCCACACTTTGACCTTTCCATCCCTTTATTGTAGAGGGATCTctatatttctttataaattCCAATCTGGCCTCCTGAATCTTACCACTGATGAGTGTTTGGCACCTTGTTGGatggcctctatatttctgcttcTTCAAACGTTGGATTTTGATGGCCTGTGTTGTTTTCCTTGGTCGGCCTGTTTATGTCTGTTAAACGgtacaccagtggtttctttctttttacaaatTTTGTATTTGCTATTCCCAATGCCTGCGCAGTGGCTTTGATGGATTTTACCCTTTTCTCACAGCTTCAAAATGGTTTGTTTTACACCCATAAACAGCTCTCTTATCTTCCTGTATCTTTTTAACAAATGTACACAGATGAAACTGAAAGCTAAAAGTGATAGTAGACATTCAAATCTAATTattgtttaaacacacaaataaacaatctAACAGGACACACCTGATTAACAAGAAACACCGGTCAGTCACATGTTCcattatttttgctttcttaAAAATTGTGTGGTCTGATACAAAATATGctgttttatatcatttaacagataaaaaatatcaggtgttcgtttttttttcatattcacCCACGATTTTGTTATATACACAGATTTACAGTGAATATTGGCATGCTGACAACAAACCTGTAACACAGAGGAGTGGATGAATTTTCTTAATGAAGATGTATTGCGAGTGTGTCTCTCCCTGTAGCAATTTGGGAGTAAACAGATCCGATGCCTCATGACTACGAAACAATAACGGGCAGAACAAGCTGTTCCAGCTCAATTTCCTTAAACATACTAGATTGTAACCTCATTTCAACTCTCTGTTTTCTACTGACAAAGTTATAAGCAAGACAACAAAATGTTTATTGCCCAGGTAATGGATAGCAGAACTCAAAAGAGGAACTTGATTTGATTTTATCTGCCACGGACAATACCTAAATATTGCTGACGCTTCTCCCTGAAGGAAGTTTTAGGGTTACTTCATAAGAACAAAAGTAGAAGCTTTTGGAGGTGTCAACATCGTGATTGGGATTTAATGAGAAGGAACTGTAAATATACACTTTCAATTAATTCACATTGCACATCCCTCAGCTCACATGTTAATTGCATTATCAGCACTGAAACACAAAGCACCACTCGTATGTTCTCCCTGGAGTCATATTCACTTCCATATTTAGCCTGTGTAGCTGAGTGCAGGCCTGTCTGGACACACACAGCTCGGGGTGACTGAGTGTTTCCCACAGAGAGAGCACGTGAGCATGTCAGAACCATGCACGCTGACTGTAATTTCTCTCAGTCTTGTCCAGACACAACTCTAAACTGTTTCTACGTGCAGATCCAGAGACAGCCTACACACTCCTGAATACCACTCACAAGGCATACAACGGTTTTCTCATGAGAGCCTGAAATATAGGTCTTTATTACAAGCTCCAAATATATGAAATACAGTTTGCACTTAATGGATGCCTAAATGCTACTtcctttattaaaataaagagaacATCTGATGCCAGGGGTataattttgttaaaaaacttaaaaaaaaaaaaaaaaaaaaaggtttagacATACATCATTACTTGCACAAatgtttaagaaaataaataataaaatataaaatgtacaagAATTTGATATAAACACTGACCCATATTCAACACccactgtaaatggataaagtTGGAAAGGGGCAAATTAAGATTAAGATTGATTTACTCAGATTGCTTTTGTAAACTCAGGAAGGCATTTTTGTACAGAGCTGCGGGACTACAAACTATTGAcccaattatttaaaaacacttgTGCTTCCATTATTTCTCTTTGATAAATCCATTACTTCATGCTGAAAGTCCACTGTTTATAAAGTGCTTCATTTCTGGCTTACTGGATATTCCCTCTCTTTGAGGCAAAGCATGAGCCTGCAGCAAACTGATCTTCAAACCTGTAAAgcagatattaaaaaaaaaaaaaaaaaatcaaagatgAGTAATGCTCAGAATAACTCGCACATCCAGACCAATAACATAATGTGAGTATATGCTGTAAGAATATCAGTCAGTTCTGCTTGTTCCCTGTAACACACCTTTACCTAATCATGGACAACCCTTGGCTAAATCTCTCTAATGACCTTTCCTTAAACATTCGCTctgttctttttcattttctttaatgtgGCTTGGATTTTAAAGCCTTTGGTTTGAATTAAGACCACATTCAAGATACAGTCATGTCCTGGCATGCTagatacaatctcacacatctTTCTCACTACTAAGCTGGATCTGGGGGACGTAAAACATCACATGTGGTGCCTGAACAACCAGCTTGTGAGCACATGGGCCTCAGAGGGAGCATAGTGCATGCACACATCTGTTCCCGACATCATAGCTCTGGAAGAAAATGGGAGCAATTTGTGAGATAAGTAGATGCGAGATTTGGGGGACAGAGCAGGGTTGGATGAGAGGGTGATAGGAGGACAAAATATGAGAAATTTGGAAAAAGAGGAGAAACTGATGGTGAATTTAATGCACTTAAATcccccctatacacacacacagaaaaagagaaaaaggggagagagggaaagatggaTCAGCATAACTAATCTCAGCTGTGTCCTGTGGCCTTGATATTTTCGTCTTAGCATTATTGCAATCTGTGCATTTCCACCGAAATAGCAAAGCTACTCCTctatcgctctctctttctgtgtgtgtgtgtgtgtgtgtgtgtgtgagagagagagagagagattagagctGAGGAGAGGCCAAAGAAGACCTCACATCCTTTTACGCAATAAATCTAATAAACTTCCTGGAGCAGATTTATTTGATTAACTGtcaaaatcaaaacattttcttGTAAACACTTATCACTGTAAGAGTAATTCCTTCTCAGCAATTTGAAACAGTAATAATTACTGTGCATAGAATTTAATTTGTCGTTAATGTTTTGTACTAATTTGCTTGTCCCAGGTAAGATTAAAACGCTTGTCTGGAGGATCGGGTGTAACTTTCTGTTTTAAGAGAATACTCGCAGAACATCAGCATCAGCTTACCTCTGCTTCTCTGTTGTCATGGTTAACTGGCAGGTTAGACTTTCTGAAGTTCCAGCGATGAAAGATGGGAAGTGTACCAACACTCAGTCATGAGCAAACCACATGAGACAGAGAATGGCTCTGAACCAGAGAAGAATGACTGTTTACTGTTTACAATTCTTTTTGTCTGGTTTATGAATTGTGAAATGTCTTAATAGTGtcatccttaaaaaaaaaaacatgttcatttAGTGGTTAGTAAAGCGTTTGACTCTGACCCAGCAACTGTGTTGATTTTTGAAGAATCCTCTTTTTATATTACAAAACCAGGATTTCCATTCTGATCCTCGCAGCACGCTCTAGCTCTTGCATAACAAGCAACATTTACAACAAATGCCTTTCGCTCTTAAAGTGCAACCCATTAGTTAATACTATCACTCTCATGTTTTTCCTCAAAAATCAAGCTATAAAAGCTGAAGTCATAATGTTAATGTCTCTCAGTGTTCACTGGTGCATTAAATGCAGTTAGTTGAGTCAtcagtgtggtcagtggtgaCATAAATAGCAGATTATCTCAATagaaaatatcaacatttagtgCAGTTCAGCAGTATTGCTCCGAAGCAGCCACATCCAcattaaaagtgttttttttttctgaaattatTAGACTCCAGCCAGCAGTTTCTTTAACCAATGGATTAAAATATTCCATAATCCTGCATGTTTCTGTCCGGACCTTTTCCTCTGCATTTCATGTGAAGCATCCATGCTTTGACAACACAGGCAGACTTCTGTACCTGCTGTTCCTCGCCACCTCCCATCTCACACTCCCAGTGGAACACAGTGCTCTTATTATAGCAACAGTCTTCCGAGGTAGATTATGCattatgtgtttgtgtcactACTTTTGTTCTGTTCTTGTTTTTCACGTTCAGTGAATCCATTCTCTTTAAAATAAgagacaattaaaaaaaaaatgtcactagacaggaaaatataaaacagaaaCTTTCATCAGTCAGCctattttccattttctgttTGAATGCAATATAGGCTGTAGCTGCAACAAAATCCTTTCTGAGCATTTAGCAGGTACCATATTGTTTGTGAAGGGTTATACTGAACTCTCATCAGGTTTGctacacagttgtgtgtggttCCTCTTCTCCAGAATCTGGTTGAGCTCCTCGGTGAAAGAGTAGTACATTGGAGATGTGGTGTCTCCGTCAGTTTGTCTCAGTAACACGTAACTGTTGCCGTTCATTTTGCGTAAGACACTTGGCAGTGTGGCTGAGAAGCCATTGGTGTAGTCCAACTCAGAGTTAGATGGAGGTGGAGGAAGTGGAGGTGCAGGAGGAAGCTCTTTATTGGAGGAAACCTGGGCCTCTCCAGGAACAATCTGCAGTAGTCCATCGGGTGGTTTTGCTTTCCCGTTACAGTGGCTGGAGATAGTCTTCAGCTCCATGCGGtcattcctcttcttctttctgtcagCTTGGGCTGCTGCTCGGAGAGAGTACTTCCCCCGTTTGCTCTGCACACAGAAACCCACATACAGCAGCACTACAGTCAGGACCAGACACAATCCACCAAGGATGGTGATCAGAGTGATGTACATGGCCTCCATGTTCCTCACAGACTGGAACTGTGGTGGGAGGGGATAGGGAGGTTGTGGTGCTAGATTGCTGCCATTGGAGTTGGGATGGAGCGTTGCGTGAGGTGGCAGTGGTAGGTATTGTTGCACAATCAAAGTGTAGATCACTATGTGGATTCGGACGCCATTCTCCAGAGCGAAGCAACTGTAGTTGCCACTCTGCTCTGGTTTTGCCTCAATCACCAGCAAGCCATCAGTGCCAATGCGATAGCCTGAGTTCAGCCCATAGCCCTTCAGCTGCTTGGCGTTCCTTGTCCACTGTGGGGTTGCGAGATTAGAGCTGAGCTCACACTGCAGAAGCACATCATCACCTGCCATCACGGAGCGAACACGATGTTGCACCAAGCCTGAAAATGAAACCAGGGCAGTCAGCATTTCATGTACAGATGTTAATAAGTGACTAACACCAATAAAATGCCTTTCAAGTGCATTCTGAGTATAATCTTATGGAggtctgttcattcattcattcattcattcattcattcattcattcatttgttcgttcattcgttcatttAAGGTTGAGTTCTTCAAAATTGCTCAAGGATTCTGAAAATAAGCATCACAATTTGCAACTTCTTTGTACATTATTAGAATGATAACTATGCTGGTAACAGCAATACTTTATTGCCTAACTAAGTTAACATATAATTGCCTGAAATGCTATTGATTTCATAAATATAAGGACTATACCTATCTATTTTGAGATGCAATTCGATTATAAATTGCAATCCATGCCTACACAGCAAATAAAGCCTACACAGGGTGCTTGGAACGTGTTAATAttatgcatttacatttactacaTTTAGTGGATGCCTTTATCTATCAAAAAACATCTCATGATAGTTGAACAGGTTAGAGTTTAATATCATCATGCCGAACACCTTAAAAGCATAAAAGCTTATATAAACTTATATAAACAGTTTAAGCTATTTAAAATTGTCTTCTTGAAGCAATGAATGCTTCTCTTGTTACATTGCACTAAAGGGAAAATCAGTATGCATACCATCTGCTGCAGATTTTGCACAGCCTTCATTCCCATTAAGGATGTCTTGAGTCAGATTGGATctgcacataattaaaaaaaagaagaaaaaaagataacaATTAGTTCTGGTTGAATCCACATAGAACTCCTAAGAAGTCTAACTACATTTCAAATCTCCAGCTTGTTTTCAGTGCACGGGTATGTACAGTAACTACTAATAATATAAGGCAATATATGTGTAGATTAGAACATCAGAGCGTCACAAAACAGTGACATGTCCCATGGATTGAGGAAGACAAATTGCCCTGATGGACTCTGGACTTAGACAAACAAATGCTAGACACGTACCTGTCTGTGCGTGAGGTGATCTCTACACATTCAGCCCCATCCCAGGCACAGAATGGATCCCGTGCTAACACGCAATCAAAGCAGGACATATATCTGTGACATGTGGACAAGGGCAGCTGTACAACACCGGAGGGTGAgcctacatacacactcatctagAGGTGAAACAACAACCAGACACAACAGGATAAATATGGAGTGtcatatttaaaaacaacaaatatatgATTTTGGTATATATTCTTCTGTTGTAAAGGACATTTGTCTATTTTACCAACCTGCTTCTGAGAGATGACTATATTGTTCACAGGCTGTGGCTCCTCAAACAGCTGCAGCTCTTCAATAATGTGAAGCTGACCTTTAACTTCTACTGCTTTTTGGAGCCAACCTTCATCTGAAGCATGCAAACATCCAACATTATCAATGAAACTGAGGAACAAAATACCACAATCACAtgccaaacaccacacacagacctgAGCCACCCCACATGCTTCAGTAACGCAACATGATGAATTTCTAATTGCTCAGTCTGAAGTGACGAAGACTTAATGTGCTTTCATATATGCAGAGTTTAGTCTGTTTGAATTAAAACCTGTTCCCCCCCCGTGTGATTCATTCAGGCAGGTGAGAACACAGTGATGACACTCACATCAAGCCAAAACAACCAGTCTGATAGTCTAGTGAGAAAGCTATTTGATACTTAATCAGCCCAAGTGCGGGAAGTGAAGCAAGCATGGCATGTGTTTTAAGTTATGGATGAAATTTTTAGTAGATGCAAGCTGTTCAACTGATTCGCAAGACTCAAACGGAGCCAAAGAACACAGATGTAGTCTCCTTGATATTTCAACCCGACGAACAAAAAGAGATAATGCGTGTGTTCTTTGTGCCCAAATGATTCTGTGATATCTGCACAAACTTGGCAAAGGTTTGTTTACATTCTTCCATTGCCTTATTTCTGACCAATGAATGAAATGAGTTTTATGAGCTGTTTTAATGCTTTCTCTTTGGCAAATAATGTGCCATGTGAAACCCAAGCAAACCAAATCACTAACAAACCAAATTCTCCCTCAGTCAGACTAGACAAATTGACTAATAGTTGTGAAACCCTTCGTAAAACACACCTGTCCCAATAAAGAGCATGTGATAAGTCTGGCCATCTAGAGCTGTCACTTTGTGCACCACTATTTTAGTGTAGTCTACGGTCCTCCGAAACAGCAGGGGGCGTTGTCCTAGAGGAAGAACCTGTCGAGACATTAGTGGATGACGGCGTATGAAATGCAGCACGTCGTCTGGCAGGTCAGTGGAGAGCTTGATGCCTTTTTCCCTGAGTTGATCTGTGATGCACTGAGGAGCAAAAGATTGGAAGGAATACTGGTAAGTCAAAAAGATAAGTCAAAATGCAAAAACATCACACCATGCACCACCTACTGCATTTCCGCTGGCctgcaaacaaaaaaagctaaaaTCACTAAAGTAAAAAAACTGCATCCTGTCCCATGCTGTTAGACACTGCACAATTTTAGCCTACAGGAAAGACCAATCCATGCCAGCATGCAAGTGTTTAGGTTCTAATTAACCAAGGCTGACAGGTTTAAAGCACCAAACTGTTTTCTCACAAGTTTTTAGACAAGCTAAACAGCTATTAATTCTGAAAATGAAATGTCATATATCTGCAGAGGCACTCATTATAAATGTCTTGGCATCTTGACATGTCTTTTATTCTTGATCCTAATCTCCATGGCAATCAGCCATTATGCCATAAGAATCTCATCACTGAGGC comes from the Hemibagrus wyckioides isolate EC202008001 linkage group LG03, SWU_Hwy_1.0, whole genome shotgun sequence genome and includes:
- the sema4ga gene encoding semaphorin-4G, whose amino-acid sequence is MRSNVAWLLCLHLLCAMSTLRAYPFTPPLDLDVTPRTTVPLKELWKSRRFSGSAVNYSTLLLEEEPGLLYVGARGALYALQASDISSSSHTIDWEAPENQKQLCLDKGKDNKSECFNHIRFLQRFNSTHLYTCGTHAFSPQCAYIDSKEFKMSSVFEEGRERCPYDPAKGYTGHLIDGQMYTASQYEFWSSPDIRRNSPNPMLRTEEAPTRWLYEADFVESALVKESVNSSMGDDDKIYFFFTEKSQEHSLYSGYSRVARVARVCKSDRGGLLTLQKKWTSFLKARLVCSLPDYEFHFNVLRSMFVLEGPRAEDTMLYGIFGLEWKNVKASAICRYSIKDVQQVFEGPYMESQEDAGAKLTEYTGKVPDPRPGSCITDQLREKGIKLSTDLPDDVLHFIRRHPLMSRQVLPLGQRPLLFRRTVDYTKIVVHKVTALDGQTYHMLFIGTDEGWLQKAVEVKGQLHIIEELQLFEEPQPVNNIVISQKQMSVYVGSPSGVVQLPLSTCHRYMSCFDCVLARDPFCAWDGAECVEITSRTDRSNLTQDILNGNEGCAKSAADGLVQHRVRSVMAGDDVLLQCELSSNLATPQWTRNAKQLKGYGLNSGYRIGTDGLLVIEAKPEQSGNYSCFALENGVRIHIVIYTLIVQQYLPLPPHATLHPNSNGSNLAPQPPYPLPPQFQSVRNMEAMYITLITILGGLCLVLTVVLLYVGFCVQSKRGKYSLRAAAQADRKKKRNDRMELKTISSHCNGKAKPPDGLLQIVPGEAQVSSNKELPPAPPLPPPPSNSELDYTNGFSATLPSVLRKMNGNSYVLLRQTDGDTTSPMYYSFTEELNQILEKRNHTQLCSKPDESSV